The proteins below are encoded in one region of Syntrophotalea carbinolica DSM 2380:
- a CDS encoding HD domain-containing protein yields the protein MKSKPGKYGIESSLILSSFYPGYWKTVSNLRAVIHPEVNLEGSALCFTNYPFEPSTVFPSGTVKVDQIIEVNLGYPSQVRLKGGDILFVSELGKEALVTFINQNNVKIENRLSVWSSLLDPFLDTWEEQETIDRQFLWFASLGLNRDAVDKWRREVAVAMVAYNFGTRLWEWTILNLYDVLVAQRARLNRKAFADFYSRAISLAAMDPLSSDYSLSTDNKIDRALLSVLIDWYPRENDGAMNDSSEQLEMRNEQIEGLRQKLIVELTSSYSEPHRCYHTLAHIEKCLLELGEVSEYAIHLNEVRWALLFHDAIYDPRRQDNEARSAEWACRVMEELQRPEDEKARVRGMILATAHSSEPRTPDEALLVDIDLSILGADEATFDEYDHSVRTEYRWVPEHSYRQVRTEMLESFVNRDCLYHTAPYRRRFEESAQMNIERALLRLRVG from the coding sequence ATGAAGTCGAAACCAGGTAAATACGGTATTGAAAGCTCATTGATACTTAGCTCGTTTTATCCGGGATACTGGAAGACTGTTTCCAACTTACGCGCAGTCATCCATCCTGAAGTTAATCTTGAGGGTTCCGCATTGTGCTTCACCAACTATCCGTTTGAACCTTCAACGGTGTTTCCATCCGGTACTGTCAAAGTTGATCAAATCATTGAAGTCAATTTGGGCTACCCATCTCAAGTCCGACTCAAGGGAGGAGACATCCTATTCGTTTCGGAGCTTGGAAAAGAGGCGCTAGTTACATTCATCAATCAAAACAATGTCAAGATAGAGAACCGTTTATCCGTCTGGAGTTCCTTACTTGATCCATTTCTTGACACTTGGGAGGAGCAAGAGACTATCGATAGGCAATTTTTGTGGTTTGCAAGCCTTGGACTGAACCGTGACGCCGTGGATAAGTGGCGACGCGAAGTCGCTGTCGCGATGGTCGCGTATAACTTTGGAACGAGATTGTGGGAATGGACCATTCTCAATCTGTACGATGTGTTGGTCGCTCAGCGGGCACGTTTGAACCGTAAGGCATTCGCGGACTTTTATTCCCGCGCTATAAGTCTAGCTGCAATGGATCCGTTGTCCTCGGATTATAGCCTGTCAACCGACAATAAGATCGACAGAGCTCTGTTGTCGGTATTGATAGATTGGTATCCACGAGAAAATGATGGAGCCATGAATGATTCTAGCGAACAGTTGGAAATGCGGAATGAACAAATTGAAGGGCTGCGGCAGAAACTGATTGTTGAGCTTACATCCTCCTATTCGGAACCACACCGTTGCTATCACACTCTTGCGCATATCGAAAAGTGTCTACTGGAACTGGGTGAAGTATCGGAATATGCTATACACTTGAACGAAGTACGGTGGGCACTTTTGTTTCACGACGCGATCTATGATCCTCGCAGGCAAGACAATGAAGCTCGTTCGGCTGAATGGGCCTGTAGAGTAATGGAAGAACTCCAAAGACCGGAGGATGAGAAGGCGCGTGTTCGGGGAATGATCCTTGCGACAGCGCACTCAAGCGAACCTCGCACGCCCGATGAGGCCCTGCTAGTTGATATAGATCTCTCAATTCTCGGTGCCGACGAGGCGACATTTGACGAATATGACCATTCGGTCCGAACCGAATATCGATGGGTTCCCGAACATAGTTATCGACAAGTGCGGACGGAAATGCTGGAGTCCTTTGTCAATCGTGATTGTCTATATCACACTGCGCCATATAGGCGACGTTTTGAGGAGTCTGCGCAGATGAATATCGAGCGTGCTTTGCTGCGACTGCGAGTCGGATAA